A genomic segment from Variovorax paradoxus B4 encodes:
- the arsH gene encoding arsenical resistance protein ArsH, with translation MRRAAVSIALPELPNIDAELFDRPSPERFSNTAPARHAPRFLLLYGSLRERSYSRLLTEEAARLLQAMGGETRIFDPAGLPLPDSAPDDHPKVQELRELAQWAEGMVWCSPERHGAMTGIMKAQIDWIPLSVGAVRPTQGKTLAVMQVSGGSQSFNAVNQLRVLGRWMRMLTIPNQSSVAKAFLEFDEAGRMKPSAYYERVVDVMEELVKFTLLTRDAAAYLVDRYSERKESAEQLSKRVNQRAI, from the coding sequence ATGCGGAGGGCCGCCGTGTCGATCGCGCTGCCTGAGCTTCCGAACATCGACGCCGAGCTGTTCGACCGGCCCTCGCCCGAGCGCTTCTCCAACACGGCGCCGGCGCGCCACGCACCGCGCTTCCTGCTGCTGTACGGCTCGCTGCGCGAGCGCTCCTACAGCCGCCTGCTGACCGAAGAGGCCGCGCGGCTGCTGCAGGCCATGGGCGGCGAAACGCGCATCTTCGATCCCGCCGGCCTGCCGCTGCCCGACAGCGCGCCCGACGACCATCCCAAGGTGCAGGAACTGCGCGAGCTCGCGCAATGGGCCGAAGGCATGGTGTGGTGCTCGCCCGAACGCCACGGCGCCATGACCGGCATCATGAAGGCGCAGATCGACTGGATTCCGCTGAGCGTGGGCGCGGTAAGGCCCACGCAGGGCAAGACGCTGGCCGTCATGCAGGTGTCGGGCGGATCGCAGTCGTTCAATGCGGTGAACCAGCTGCGCGTGCTCGGGCGCTGGATGCGCATGCTGACCATCCCCAACCAGTCGTCCGTCGCCAAGGCCTTCCTGGAGTTCGACGAAGCCGGGCGGATGAAGCCCTCCGCCTACTACGAGCGGGTGGTCGACGTGATGGAGGAACTGGTGAAGTTCACCCTGCTCACGCGCGACGCGGCCGCCTACCTTGTCGACCGCTACAGCGAGCGCAAGGAAAGCGCCGAGCAGCTCTCGAAGCGGGTGAACCAGCGCGCGATCTAG
- the arsC gene encoding arsenate reductase (glutaredoxin) (This arsenate reductase requires both glutathione and glutaredoxin to convert arsenate to arsenite, after which the efflux transporter formed by ArsA and ArsB can extrude the arsenite from the cell, providing resistance.), whose protein sequence is MQSTNPSSITIFHNPACGTSRNTLAMIRNSGEEPRVIEYLKTPPAKETLRELLAAMAMAPRALLRRKGTPYDELGLDDAKWSDDQLLDFMLAHPILINRPIVVTPIGTRLCRPSEEVLDILPLPQKGPFTKEDGEMVIDAEGRRVDRAA, encoded by the coding sequence ATGCAATCGACAAATCCTTCCTCCATCACGATCTTTCACAACCCCGCGTGCGGCACCTCGCGCAACACGCTGGCGATGATCCGCAACAGCGGCGAAGAGCCCCGGGTCATCGAATACCTGAAGACCCCGCCCGCCAAGGAAACGCTGCGCGAACTGCTCGCCGCCATGGCCATGGCGCCGCGCGCGCTGCTGCGCCGCAAGGGCACGCCCTACGACGAACTCGGGCTCGACGATGCCAAATGGTCCGACGATCAGCTGCTCGACTTCATGCTCGCGCATCCGATCCTCATCAACCGCCCCATCGTCGTCACGCCGATCGGCACGCGCCTGTGCCGCCCTTCCGAGGAAGTGCTCGACATCCTGCCCTTGCCGCAAAAAGGCCCGTTCACCAAGGAAGACGGCGAGATGGTCATCGATGCGGAGGGCCGCCGTGTCGATCGCGCTGCCTGA
- a CDS encoding ArsR/SmtB family transcription factor: MEEQDIVRSLAALAQPVRLQVFRALVVAGPAGLTPGALVEALDVQATSLSFHLKELTHSGLVTQERSGRNLIYRAAFEQMNALIGYLTENCCQGEACLPQAAQACPC; this comes from the coding sequence ATGGAAGAACAGGACATCGTCAGATCCCTTGCCGCGCTGGCCCAGCCGGTGCGCCTTCAGGTTTTCCGCGCCCTGGTGGTTGCGGGCCCGGCGGGGCTCACGCCCGGCGCGCTGGTCGAGGCGCTCGACGTGCAGGCCACCAGCCTGTCGTTCCATCTGAAGGAGCTGACCCATTCGGGGCTGGTGACGCAGGAGCGCAGCGGCCGTAACCTGATCTACCGCGCGGCGTTCGAGCAGATGAACGCGCTGATCGGGTACCTCACTGAGAACTGCTGCCAGGGCGAGGCTTGCCTGCCCCAGGCGGCCCAGGCTTGTCCATGCTGA
- a CDS encoding ArsI/CadI family heavy metal resistance metalloenzyme yields MKRFHVHLNVQDLPASIAFYSRLFASEPARVESDYAKWMLTDPPVNFAVSTRANSLGIDHLGLQAENEEELAELKARVADAQIETFDEGATTCCYARSEKHWITDPQGIAWEHFHTLGNVPVYGEKRAVASRKTACCAPGTREANCHG; encoded by the coding sequence ATGAAACGATTCCATGTGCATCTGAACGTCCAGGATCTGCCGGCGAGCATCGCCTTCTATTCCAGGCTTTTCGCCTCGGAGCCGGCGCGGGTGGAGAGCGACTACGCCAAGTGGATGCTCACCGATCCGCCGGTGAATTTTGCGGTGTCGACGCGCGCCAATTCGCTGGGCATCGACCATCTCGGACTGCAGGCCGAGAACGAGGAGGAACTCGCGGAACTCAAGGCCCGCGTCGCGGACGCCCAGATCGAAACCTTCGACGAAGGCGCCACCACCTGCTGCTACGCACGCAGCGAAAAGCACTGGATCACCGATCCGCAGGGCATTGCCTGGGAGCACTTCCACACGCTGGGCAATGTGCCGGTGTATGGCGAGAAGAGGGCGGTTGCGAGCCGGAAGACTGCGTGCTGCGCACCTGGGACGCGCGAGGCGAACTGCCATGGCTGA
- a CDS encoding arsenate reductase ArsC produces MAERIYNVLFVCTGNSARSIMAEGLLNHMGEGRFKAYSAGSHPTGRVSPQALRTLQRLRLPAEGYRSKNWDEFAGPGAPAMDFVLTVCDKAAGEVCPVWPGQPMTAHWGVADPAAFEGSEEATERQFMDTALTLKRRIELMLALPLARLDAMAIQREMRDIGRVQKAAP; encoded by the coding sequence ATGGCTGAAAGAATCTACAACGTGCTCTTCGTGTGCACGGGCAACTCCGCGCGATCGATCATGGCCGAAGGCCTGCTCAACCACATGGGCGAAGGCCGGTTCAAGGCGTATTCGGCGGGCAGCCATCCGACGGGCAGGGTCAGCCCGCAGGCGCTGCGCACGCTCCAGAGGCTGCGGCTTCCCGCAGAGGGCTACCGCAGCAAGAACTGGGACGAGTTCGCCGGGCCCGGCGCCCCCGCCATGGACTTCGTGCTGACGGTTTGCGACAAGGCTGCGGGCGAGGTGTGCCCGGTATGGCCGGGCCAGCCGATGACGGCCCATTGGGGTGTGGCCGATCCCGCGGCTTTCGAGGGCTCGGAAGAAGCGACCGAGCGCCAGTTCATGGACACGGCGCTGACCTTGAAGCGCCGCATCGAGCTGATGCTGGCGCTGCCGCTCGCGCGGCTCGATGCCATGGCCATCCAGCGCGAGATGCGCGACATCGGCAGGGTCCAGAAGGCTGCGCCATGA
- a CDS encoding arsenate reductase ArsC, translated as MTVNVLILCTHNSARSVLAEGMLNHLARKAGRDVRAYSAGSAPSGRLNPFALEALANAGVDVSACRSKSWDEFVGEDKPAMRIVITVCDSAAQEACPYWPGSPVKVHWGYPDPSNAPGGDEGKRVAFELTRQALAYRLVQLLALPIETMADSELQAALAAISES; from the coding sequence ATGACGGTCAACGTGTTGATCCTGTGCACGCACAACTCGGCCCGCAGCGTGCTCGCCGAAGGCATGCTCAACCACCTAGCGCGAAAGGCGGGCAGGGACGTGCGGGCCTACAGCGCCGGCAGCGCGCCGAGCGGGCGCCTGAACCCTTTCGCGCTCGAGGCGCTCGCCAATGCGGGGGTCGACGTGTCGGCCTGCCGCAGCAAGAGCTGGGACGAGTTCGTGGGCGAAGACAAGCCGGCCATGCGCATCGTCATCACCGTGTGCGACAGTGCCGCGCAGGAAGCCTGCCCGTACTGGCCCGGCAGCCCGGTGAAGGTGCACTGGGGCTACCCCGATCCGTCGAATGCGCCCGGCGGCGACGAAGGCAAGCGGGTGGCCTTCGAACTGACGCGCCAGGCGCTCGCCTATCGCCTCGTGCAGCTGCTGGCCCTGCCGATCGAGACGATGGCGGACTCCGAACTCCAGGCGGCGCTGGCCGCGATTTCCGAAAGCTGA
- the arsB gene encoding ACR3 family arsenite efflux transporter, which produces MSSHTATAAAASSAPPPAIGFFERYLTIWVALCIVVGIALGQWLPGVFRGIAALEVAKVNVPVGVLIWVMIIPMLLKIDFAALGQVKAHWRGIGVTLFINWAVKPFSMALLGWIFIRHVFAPLLAPTQLDSYIAGLILLAAAPCTAMVFVWSQLCKGDPYFTLSQVALNDAIMVVAFAPVVALLLGLSSITVPWDTLLTSVGLYIVVPVIIAQLLRKHLLKKGTAHFQAAAARLGPWSISALLLTLVLLFAFQGEAIIRQPLVIALLAVPILIQVFLNSGLAYVLNRKLGVAHCVAGPSALIGASNFFELAVATAISLFGFQSGAALATVVGVLIEVPVMLLVVAVVNRSQGWYERGAKAG; this is translated from the coding sequence ATGAGCTCCCATACCGCCACCGCCGCCGCTGCATCGTCCGCACCGCCACCCGCCATCGGCTTCTTCGAGCGCTACCTCACGATCTGGGTTGCGCTGTGCATCGTGGTGGGCATTGCGCTGGGCCAGTGGCTGCCGGGCGTGTTCCGCGGCATTGCCGCGCTCGAGGTGGCCAAGGTCAACGTGCCGGTCGGCGTGCTGATCTGGGTGATGATCATCCCGATGCTGCTGAAGATCGACTTCGCGGCGCTCGGGCAGGTGAAGGCGCACTGGCGCGGCATCGGCGTCACGCTCTTCATCAACTGGGCCGTGAAGCCGTTCTCGATGGCGCTGCTGGGCTGGATCTTCATCCGCCACGTGTTCGCGCCGCTGCTTGCGCCGACGCAGCTCGACAGCTACATCGCGGGCCTGATCCTGCTGGCGGCGGCGCCCTGCACGGCGATGGTGTTCGTGTGGAGCCAGCTGTGCAAGGGCGACCCGTACTTCACGCTGTCGCAGGTGGCGCTCAACGACGCGATCATGGTGGTGGCCTTCGCGCCCGTGGTCGCTCTGCTGCTCGGGCTGTCGTCGATCACGGTGCCCTGGGACACGCTGCTGACTTCGGTGGGCCTGTACATCGTGGTGCCGGTGATCATCGCGCAACTGCTGCGCAAGCACCTGCTCAAGAAGGGCACGGCGCACTTCCAGGCGGCGGCGGCGCGGCTCGGGCCATGGTCGATCTCGGCGCTGCTGCTGACGCTGGTGCTGCTGTTCGCCTTCCAGGGCGAGGCCATCATCCGGCAGCCGCTGGTGATCGCACTGCTCGCGGTGCCCATCCTGATCCAGGTGTTCCTGAACTCGGGGCTGGCCTATGTGCTCAATCGCAAGCTGGGCGTGGCGCACTGCGTGGCCGGCCCGTCGGCGCTGATCGGCGCCAGCAATTTCTTCGAGCTCGCGGTGGCCACGGCCATCAGCCTGTTCGGCTTCCAGTCGGGCGCCGCGCTGGCCACGGTGGTGGGCGTGCTGATCGAGGTGCCGGTGATGCTGCTGGTGGTCGCGGTGGTCAACCGGTCGCAGGGCTGGTACGAAAGAGGCGCGAAGGCGGGCTGA
- a CDS encoding MFS transporter yields MTPASRRALTVSALGTAQTLSWASSYYLPAMLAAPIARDLGAPSFIVFAAFSLALVVSAALGPFAGKAIDRFGGRPVLMGSNLVFAAGLLALSQAASVPWLMAAWGLIGVAMGSGLYEAAFATVVRIHGADSRGAITGITLFAGFASTVGWPLTAFLEAHCGWRGACMAWAGLHLVLGLPLNAIVPRVREAAAQRLPEAGQAAAPAPGRARPRRTEILLAYVFAVGWFVSTAMAAHLPSLLHASGVSAMAAVSIAALVGPAQVAGRLLEFGFLRRAPALLSARIAALAHPLGVAALLMFGAPAAMVFAVLHGAGNGILTIAVGTLPLLLFGPQGYGGRQGLLMVPARLLQAGAPFLFGLLVQGWGERALWASAFLGLTAAGALMCISVPGAPRSDRR; encoded by the coding sequence ATGACGCCCGCATCCCGCCGGGCGCTGACGGTGTCGGCGCTCGGAACGGCGCAGACGCTCTCCTGGGCCTCGTCGTACTACCTGCCCGCCATGCTGGCCGCGCCCATCGCGCGCGACCTCGGCGCGCCGTCGTTCATCGTGTTTGCCGCGTTCTCCTTGGCGCTGGTGGTGTCGGCCGCGCTGGGGCCCTTTGCCGGCAAGGCGATCGACCGGTTCGGCGGACGGCCCGTGCTGATGGGCAGCAACCTCGTCTTTGCCGCGGGCCTGCTGGCACTGTCGCAGGCCGCGAGCGTTCCGTGGCTGATGGCCGCGTGGGGCCTGATCGGCGTCGCGATGGGCAGCGGGCTGTACGAGGCGGCTTTTGCCACGGTGGTGCGCATTCACGGCGCCGACTCGCGCGGCGCCATCACGGGCATCACCCTGTTCGCGGGATTTGCCAGCACGGTGGGCTGGCCGTTGACGGCGTTTCTCGAAGCGCACTGCGGCTGGCGCGGCGCATGCATGGCCTGGGCGGGCCTGCACCTGGTGCTGGGGCTGCCGCTGAATGCCATCGTTCCGAGGGTGCGGGAGGCCGCGGCGCAGCGGCTTCCCGAGGCCGGGCAAGCCGCCGCGCCGGCGCCTGGCAGGGCCCGGCCGCGAAGGACGGAAATTTTGCTGGCCTATGTCTTTGCCGTCGGGTGGTTCGTCAGCACGGCCATGGCGGCGCATCTGCCGAGCCTGCTGCACGCGAGCGGGGTGTCGGCGATGGCCGCGGTTTCCATTGCCGCGCTGGTGGGGCCGGCGCAGGTGGCGGGCCGCCTGCTGGAGTTCGGTTTTCTCAGGCGTGCGCCGGCGCTGCTGTCGGCGCGGATCGCCGCTCTGGCGCATCCGCTGGGGGTGGCCGCGCTGTTGATGTTCGGTGCGCCGGCGGCCATGGTCTTTGCCGTGCTGCATGGCGCCGGGAACGGCATTCTCACGATCGCGGTCGGGACGCTGCCCTTGCTGCTGTTCGGCCCCCAGGGCTACGGCGGGCGGCAGGGCCTGCTGATGGTGCCCGCGCGGCTGCTGCAGGCCGGTGCGCCGTTCCTGTTCGGCTTGCTCGTGCAGGGCTGGGGCGAGCGCGCGCTGTGGGCTTCGGCGTTCCTCGGGCTCACGGCGGCCGGCGCGCTGATGTGCATCTCGGTGCCGGGCGCGCCTCGAAGCGACCGCCGCTGA
- a CDS encoding exodeoxyribonuclease III, producing the protein MKIATFNVNGINSRLALVLAWLAESRPDVACLQELKSPDQNFPAAAIREAGYGVLFHGQRAWNGVAILARGREPIETGRGLDGNSEDSQSRYLEAVVGGVIVGCLYLPNGNPQPGPKFDYKLEWFERLNAHARLLYGCGMPAVLAGDFNVVPTDADIYNPASWQDDALLQPESRAAFARLLKQGWTDAIRARHPDEAIYTYWDYWRNRWPRNAGLRIDHLLLNRELAPLLTDANVDREVRGRPGASDHAPVWVELDLPAC; encoded by the coding sequence ATGAAGATCGCGACCTTCAACGTCAATGGCATCAACAGCCGGCTTGCGCTTGTGCTGGCGTGGCTGGCCGAGTCCCGCCCGGACGTGGCCTGCCTGCAGGAGCTGAAATCCCCGGACCAGAACTTTCCCGCCGCGGCCATTCGCGAGGCGGGCTACGGCGTGCTGTTCCACGGCCAGCGCGCATGGAACGGCGTGGCCATTCTGGCGCGTGGAAGGGAGCCGATCGAAACCGGCCGCGGGCTCGACGGAAACTCCGAAGACAGCCAGAGCCGCTATCTCGAAGCCGTGGTGGGCGGCGTGATCGTCGGCTGCCTGTACCTGCCCAACGGCAATCCGCAGCCCGGCCCCAAGTTCGACTACAAGCTCGAATGGTTCGAGCGGCTGAACGCCCATGCGCGCCTTCTCTACGGCTGCGGCATGCCGGCGGTGCTGGCCGGCGACTTCAACGTGGTGCCCACCGATGCGGACATCTACAACCCCGCGTCATGGCAGGACGACGCACTGCTGCAGCCGGAAAGCCGCGCGGCCTTCGCCCGCCTGCTGAAGCAAGGATGGACCGACGCGATCCGTGCGCGCCATCCCGACGAAGCGATCTACACCTATTGGGACTACTGGCGCAACCGCTGGCCGCGCAATGCGGGCCTGCGCATCGACCACCTGCTGCTCAACCGCGAACTCGCACCCTTGCTGACCGATGCGAACGTGGACCGCGAAGTGCGCGGCCGGCCCGGGGCGAGCGACCACGCGCCGGTCTGGGTCGAGCTCGACCTGCCCGCATGCTGA